The Macaca thibetana thibetana isolate TM-01 chromosome 5, ASM2454274v1, whole genome shotgun sequence genomic sequence GCAGATTTCTGTACTTGGTTTCATGCTCTCTTAATATGACATACCTTCCTCTATTATAAAATGTAACAGTATAGCATTTGGGTGATTAATAGGGTATTGTGGTGGTTTGGTTTGAGAGCATAGTACCTTGACTTGGAATCCCACCCTCACCATTTGCTTGCTTTGTGACTTTCAGCAAATCACTTAGCCCCACTCAGTGCCaagtttctcatctgcaaaattgtGAGCACTACATGAGTTATTGCATGAGAGGACTTGGTATAGTACCTGGCAAATAGTATAAGTTTGATAAATGTGAGTTATTTCAATCAATTACTTTGTGTTTGTTTCCACCCTCTCAACTGCATCTCACACACCTTGGTATACCCTATGCATAACAGAATACTTTGTTTCCCTTAAATGCTTAATTAATgctcattggaaaaaaaaaaaaaaaagaagcaacaaatGTTCCCTAGCAAGAAaactcagagagaaaaagaaaagaataaaaaagaagcaataaatgaataaatgagtatttTAGGGGCACATGGAATCATGGAGCTCTTCATAGAAAGGTGCTTTTCACTCTAAGGGAGCATGTTTAACCATTTCAACCcttgacatttgtttttctttcatcttaaagTCTGACCTAATTAATGCCTTTCAATCTTTTCAGGTCAAATCCTTTATGGCCGAGTACTTTGGAATCCAGAACAAAACCTTAATTCTGCTTACAAACTCCAGCTGGAGAAAGTCTATCTTTGTACGGGCAAGGATGGCTATGTCCCTTTCTTTGATCCCACAGGGACAATCTACAATGAGGGGCCCCAGTATGGATGCATTCAGCCAAACAAACACCTAAAACACAGATTCCTACTGTTGGTATGCTAAGTATTCTCACTATTAGTGTGAAAAAGCAGACACTTGAGCAGATTTCCTCAGCTATGACTTCTCCCTAAAGTAGATAGAGCCCACTCTTGATAGTTTCCTCTCTATATATGTTTGTGTTGTTGTTTCTTTCAGATCAGCTAAATACTAGTATATATGTGGTGGTTATGGTGGGTAACAAGACAAGCTTCTATTGATGTTCTAGGAAGAGGAAACTCCAGGCCAGTGTTTCTCAGAGTATGGTTCAGAGACCTGGAGTGTCCCCATATTCTTTCAGGGAGTCTACAGAGtcaaaattactttcaaaataatatgatgatgctttttttttttcatacttattCCCTCACGAGTTTAGAGAGTTTAAAAAGTTTATCAATACAACTTCAGATTCCACATTgtaatgaatctttaaaaaataaccactCACCAAGTTTTGATTTAGTATCAAAAAAGAGGCAGGgtgtgggtggctcatgcctgtaatctcaacactttgggaggctgaggtgggagaatcacttaagcttaggagtttaagacaagcctgagaaacataaggagaccccatatctacaaaaaaagatttgaaaattaactgggcttggtggcatgcacttgtagtcacagctacttgggaggctgaggtgagaaatcacttgagcctgggaggtcaaggatgcagtgagccaagactgcaccactgcactccagcctgggcaacaaaacgagaccctgtctcaaaaaaaaaaaagccataattatttgaaaaagctATTAACTGCATAGCTTTATgaggccagattttcttcataCACTTTAGACAAAACTGCATATCACAACTGATTGAATTCAGAAGCAGTTATGAGAATCCAGTTTTTTCCCTGAGATtacaaaaatgtgaaacattGCCAGCTCTCTTTATTGGGGGAGGGAATGAATTTAGGTATTTTCACTAAAAAATATCTTACTTAACATGTAACGAGTTTCTTGTcagtttaaaatgaattaataagtaAACACTTAGAATTTTTTCAGGTTTAATTTTTAACACAGTAAATGTTGATAGATGTAAGACACATAAAAACTCTCTGGGGTCCTTGATTTTTAAGTGTGTAAAGGGTCCTGAGACCAAATAACTTGAGAATTATTGGGCTAGAATAGCCCACTTTTTGCATTTGGAGATCACAAAAGCCACTGCATGTCCTTTTTGAAAAGGACAGTGGGTTCCCGGaggtagtgtattagtctgttctcgcgCTGCTAACAACGACatgcctgaaactgggtaatttataaaggaaagaggtttcattgactcacagttcagcatggctggggaggcctcaggagacttacaatcatagcagaaggagaagcaaatatgtccttcttcacatggcggcagcaaggagaagtgcgagcaaaggggaaaaagcctcttaaaaaaccatcagatctcatgaaaactcactcactatcacaagaacaccatggaggtaactgcccccatgattcaattacttgccaccgggtccctcccatgacacatgcaGATTAtaggaactataattcaagatgagatttggtggggacacagccaaagcatatcaggCAGCCACTGACTTAAGGAGAGGGCTTCGCAACACACACTCTCCCAACCCAACCTAAAGCCAGGAGTGATGAGTACTTTTCTCTTCCCAGTCACTGCCACCTACCAATATAGTGGAACCATCTTTCTaaatcttgcttttcttttttctgaaatccTAGGACCGCAATCAGCCAGAGGTAACTGATAAGTACTTCCATGATGTGCCTTTTGAGGCTCACTTTGCCTCTGAGTTGCCTGATTTCCATGTGGTCAGTAGCATGCCAGGTGTGGATGGATTTACTCTAAAAGTAGATGCACTCTATAAGGTGAGTTTGGTGAGAAGAACAGAAGCTTAAGATCAAGTCTactttaaagtttgaaaaaaaaaaaggaggagaactGCAACATCTCTGGATTCTTCATCATTCTGCCATTCTTGCTGGCAGatcttttcttattattgttaAGCTTATCACCCACCCAAAATTTTCACATGTATCCCCAGTAGACCAAAACAATGATACAattatttaatttgcatataGTCATTTGTCACTGTGCACATCATGGCTGCATGTGACACTCCAGTTTTTCCTAAGTTCTTTTATATTGCATCCCTTTTTGGTTCTATGCTAGACCAGCTGATTTTCacagacatatgaaaaacatttaacaaaatcatAATACAATACAGCAATTTAGAATGACAAGAATTACTACTATTTGataaacaaaaatactttaagtCTCAGCAATGAACATGAACTTTCAAGatcaaatttcactttttttctgtctccaaatATTAATCTATGACCCTTCAGAACTATTATCACACTTCAGAAGTTATTTCAAAACCATGAAGGGTTTAATGGAGAAAGATGAGGGGGAGATAAAATACTTGATGATATAGCCTGATCCAGAAAGTGTTTAGAAAATGTTTGTCACGTATCTGTGTACTATGCACACAGTATATGTTTAGTGAATATTTTGTTCAGTGACTCCATTTTCGCTGAAGTTCACCAATAAATAGTAAATTGACATAACATAATTGAAGGTCACTATaaataaatgtagtttttaatGCTATTATTTCACTGCTATCAATAAAGACAGACAAATATAAACCTTCACTTAGTGAAAGAGACCATGAAAGATAATTCCTTAGGCTATTCCGTGTACACatagggaaacaaaaaaaaagaatgtgaatagCTGACTCAAGATCATcttaatttggaaataaaatataacccATATTTGGTTCAGTTCTCTATGTATTAGTAAACACCAACCATTGCTAATGCTTTTCTGGAAATCAGTTATCTATCAAGGCATATAGTGGCAATTAtccttccatttcctttcttcagAGGTGTTCTGTGGGCAAGAACGACATGTTCGGTTTGTCCCCCTGCAGGTGGAAGCAGGACACCAGTGGTATCTCCAGGTCATCTACATCATTGGCCCCGACACCATCTCAGGGCCCCGGGTCCAGCGCTCTCTCACAGCTCCACTCAGACGCAACCGAAGGGACCTGGTGGAGCCCAGTGGCCGGCTGACCCTTGATGATTCCCTCATTTATGACAATGAAGGAGACCAAGTCAAGAATGGCACCAATATGAAGTCCCTGAATCTGGAGATGCAAGAGCCAGCGGTAGCTGCGTCCCTATCACAGACTGGGGCGTCCATTGGCAGCGCTCTGGCTGCGATCATGCTTCTACTTCTGGTGTTTTTGGTGGCTTGTTTCATCAACAGGAAATGCCagaaacagaggaagaagaagCCCACAGAGGACATTTTGGAGGAATATCCTCTGAATACTAAGGTAGAAGTGCCCAAGAGGCACCCGGACCGGGTGGAGAAGAACGTGAATAGACAGTACTGCACTGTGCGGAACGTCAACATCCTGAGCGAGCCTGAGGCGGCTTACATGTTCAAAGGTGCTAAAGTAAAAAGACTGAATCTAGAGGTCAGAGTTCACAACAATTTACAAGATGGAACAGAAGTTTAATGGAGGAGAcctgtgtgtatttttttctaaaatcatttttataaaatggggGGAAATACTGGTATTTTTATAATCTCACAgataaaaaagggaaaactatAGCTTTGAGTGGCAGACGGCACACATCACATGCATCAACTCACAACTGAGCTACCTCATTCAATGAAGAACCACTGAGACCCCAGAGTACTAGAGTGATTTCCATAGATCCCTGTGATAGTGTCAACAGCTGTACACAGCTCCTTAAGGCTGGTCTTAGAAAACAAATACTTTAGTATCAGGACAGGAGTCGAACAATTAGGTTAGCAGATTGAGAAGAGAGGACTGGGTAGTGTACCATGGCAGATCTCAGAGAGAAGAAGTAGGTACAGGGCCTTTGGTTCCCTCCCCCAGTCCCAGCTTTCTCCTACAGGGCTTTTCCTCAGCCCCCAGACAGCAGAGTATGAACTGCTGACACCCAGATTCCATTAAAAATTCTACTAATCAACACAACACATATATTTGCTCATGATTTCCACTTGACAGAGTATGCTCCTTGGCCTCTAATTGTACTTTGCTTTTCCAGAGCcctttttatctggggatttCAATGTGCTTAAGTAGAATCCTCTGAAAACCATGGGAGCCTCCGTCTCCTCAGGCACAGAGAACTCCCTCCTACAAAGTGGGAGACTGAAACCCGAGTTAAGGAGGGGCCTGGCAAGTGTATCAGAGCACATTTGTGATGCCCTTCACCCCAGGGAGGTGTCTTTGTTCCCAATGGTTTATGTGGCACTGAGACATCCCTCCCTGACCAAGGATGCTGCAAAACAGATAAATGTACTATGGCCTTTTAATTCAACATTGCCATAAATGCTTTAAAGAAAACCCACCACACTTTCCTGCTACTCCAGGCTTTGCCCAGTCCCGTAATAGACAATCCATGTGCTTTGCTAGCTATGGGTTTTTATTGTGTTAGTGCTTCTGGAGAGTAAGTGATTCATTTGAATAAGGCAAATTAGGAGAAAGCCAAGGTTGGGGTGAAATCAGACTTAAGAGATACATGCTGGTTCTCCTTGCTGTGTGAGACACAGCAGACAGAGGCACTGTTCCTGGTGCAGTATTTCAGGGATTTCTCTTTGAGGGGTTCTTTTCTGGTAGCTCAGGCAATTATTTTTACCATATCAGCACATGACAAGGCCATGAATACATGGCTCTAAAATAATTTAGTGTTCAAGCCTCAGCTTAACTATTTTGTGTAGGCTACACACagcttgcttttgtttctcttgtttCTGCCTTATTGGCAGAAACATAAGCATGCATGCCATGTTGTTTTGAATTGGAGGCACAATTTCATTATTCAAGAGTAAAAGACATGTCCTCTTCTGATGCATGGCACACCACAGTCACCAAGCAAATAACGGAGCTTTCACATTGTGTAACATATGTATGAGAATGACTCAAGCTCTTTGAGAACATTCCAAACTCGTAACATTTCGCTACGAAAAGCTAGAAAGGATGAACTGTGAAAGGTTCTAGGCAGCTCTGTGGGACTCCAAGATCCTTGAAAGTAGGACCTTTGTGAGCCACGCCTTTCATTCTTCAGCAGTGCCTTGCGTGTAACAAGCACtccagaaatatttgttgaatgaatgaatgaatagtgtCATGGGTGAATGATAGGGGAATAAATTTAGGAAGGGAAAGTGAGAGAGTATGGTGGCAATATCacaagggaggagagaggaaaacaaTTATCTTCTCTACTTGGATTATGAGATAATCTTTTACTTGGAGCAAAGAGACACCGCTTTACAAAGGCATGACTCTGGCAGTGGTCCTAAGGAAGCATGAACAGAAAATTCATAATAATGTATCAGCAGGAGATGAGATTATGAACTGGCATCCAGAACAGGAGATTTAGAAGAAAATCTGATTTAGCATTCTGAAATGAGTGTCAGGTTTTCAGGAGAGAATGAATTGGGGTGAGCCCagagtctgaaactcctgactgGTGAGATGCTACTTAAGACCAGGTTGGGCAATTCAGGGCAGAACTCCTAAATCAGCCTCATGGACACCCACAATTGGTATCTCATGGCTGGAGAGCTGATCAGGCAGGGCACAGAATCTCCAGAACAACCTAGAGAGTGAAGGCTAATTTGTAGAGGGAATTTTCATTTGGTCCATTATTTGTAACTGTGTAACTGCTCCAAGTGCCAGAATGCTTACACATTAAAGCAGCAACTTTCCATTTGCCCAAATATTCTTCTTGCACACCCCTTCCATTACTGCTGAATAGGACATTGCATGGGAAGAGTGCAGAGGTGGCAGAAGGAAGCTAGAGTGGGAAGGACTAAAGACTGAGCCCCAGAGTGCTCCCAGCAACTGCCACGTACAAGGTTTGAAATGACAAGGGCAAGAGTGAGATACGAAACTGTGTGTGAAAGGAAAGCCCTTGTAGTATTTCTGCCCCCCTTTCTACATGTACATTATTGAATGCCAGTACTTCTCTAGTGGATGCACACTTGTTAAATAGTGTTAAGAGACGTGGAGATGAGCTATACCCCTTTGATGTAGAATTATTCATTTGGTTTGTTTCATACTTCATCATAGGAATCAAGTAATTTGCTGACTAATGTGGATTATATTTCAGTCAAAGCTCTGCTTTCAATTTCTCTGATTTGCTCACTAATGCCTTGTGTGTGTTTTACTAACCTTTTATATCTTGCCTTCAACGGagaaggaacaaacaactctCAGTGGTTGCTACTTGCTATTATATGCTGGCTGTGAAGGTTAAAAGAAAGAATGGTCTGCACCATTTTTTCTGCCTCGCTGCCCTTTTATTGTACCCCAGGCCTCCTAGAGGACTCCTGCAGATTCTATTGTTGGGTGGGAAATAGTGTTGGAATGTGTTTGCACAGTCTTATGATATTCAGTCTCAGTCTGCTATAGGTATTTGTTATTCTTGGATACTATACACCTGCTCAGACTGAGTAAACATTTGTGGTGCTGTCAACCTGATTTCTTGACTCtcaaatgatttttgtatttccaatATGAATTTGTGTGTTATGAATTTCTGATTTCTCCAATAGTATATGCCACtatataaatttgtattaataaatgacagtctggttgtttttttgtttgttttcctatgtTCTTTTTAGATTATGTCTCTTATTAATATAGACATTGCCATTAAGATGGCAAAATTCATTCTAAAATTTGAAGCAGTCTTTTGGAGAAAACCCTTCTAATGAGGGTGAATCTGAGACACTCATTAACTGTGTTCAGAGTAAGATGCTGAATAAATTATATGTTCCCAGATTATCATAGGTCTTCTTTGGCAATCAGTTGAAATTCTGAGACAaagaagaataattaaaatttccATGTGCCATATAATAAGATGATGTTtggatgtttatatttattatcaaAACTTCTAAAGAGACGTGATATAGTATGAGGGTGGCTTATGTCCTTCTGTGCACATGCAAATATTTGAGCATACATCACCGACCCCGGAAAAGACCAAAGCTCCAAACGAGTTTACAGGCTCATGAAGGGAAAAATCAGAGTCAAAATGGAACTGTACCCAGTTGGTCTTTGCATTCTGCAAGCCTGTGCATTTGTGTGCCTTTCCCTTCTGATAAAACAAATAACTGCCAATAACAGTGACCAGCAGGGCTCTGTTGGCACATTTGCAAACTCAGCAAGAGTTGAGAAAGCATGTTTATAGAAAATCTGGGGAAGGGATGCCACAACCAATCCTGGAAGTTGCTGAGATGCTGCCAGGAGCTTAATGTAAACTTCCAGTCCTCACCATTTCCTGTGATTATCCATTGCCTTAAAGCAGCCTCTCTGCCCTGGAGTTCATTTCTCTAGAGTGCAGAGAAACTACTAGGAACCAATGTAAGAATTGTTAGGATTGTCTATAAAAATGCTTCTGAGACTGGAAATGTCATGGCCATAAAATTTAGGGATCTGGAGGAATAGTGGCAGAAAATGAGTTCccatttagaatttaaaatgtcTCATAGACTGCTTTTGAAGAAATGTACTGGGAGTGGTGGAAGGAGACTATATTTGGAATGTGTTATTAGGTTCAGCTACCTGAAATTGATGATTTGATAGGTTGAAAATAGTCCAATATCAATAGTTTTGTATGTCTCAACCTAATATTAAGATACCACAATCTGTAATAGAGATTCTGTCCCCAAATGAGCCACAGAGAACTCTTAACTAGAACCCTGTGCACTGAGAGTAGCTAATGCCCCGGAATTGTTATAGGGACTATATCAAATGATATATTGGGCATATCTGGCAATGCTCCAATCAAGAACAATGACTCCCTTATATTCTGTACCTCATTCAGTCTTCATAACAACCCCATAAGACATAGTTGTCCTGGATAATTTC encodes the following:
- the LOC126954443 gene encoding extracellular matrix organizing protein FRAS1-like, with translation MFEVNKGRNNSVCLPLPRQVRDSAQSFLTVHVPLYVSYIYVTAPRGWASLEHHTEMEFSFFYDTVLWRTGIQTDSVLSARLQIIRIYIREDGRLVIEFKTHAKFRGQFVMEHHTLPDVKSFILTPDHLGGIEFDLQLLWSAQTFDSPHQLWRATSSYNRKDYSGEYTIYLIPCTVQPTQPWVDPREKPLACTAHAPERFLIPIAFQQTNRPVPVVYSLNTEFQLCNNEKVFLMDPNTSDMSLAEMDYKGAFSKGQILYGRVLWNPEQNLNSAYKLQLEKVYLCTGKDGYVPFFDPTGTIYNEGPQYGCIQPNKHLKHRFLLLDRNQPEVTDKYFHDVPFEAHFASELPDFHVVSSMPGVDGFTLKVDALYKVEAGHQWYLQVIYIIGPDTISGPRVQRSLTAPLRRNRRDLVEPSGRLTLDDSLIYDNEGDQVKNGTNMKSLNLEMQEPAVAASLSQTGASIGSALAAIMLLLLVFLVACFINRKCQKQRKKKPTEDILEEYPLNTKVEVPKRHPDRVEKNVNRQYCTVRNVNILSEPEAAYMFKGAKVKRLNLEVRVHNNLQDGTEV